The following coding sequences lie in one Heyndrickxia oleronia genomic window:
- a CDS encoding AbrB family transcriptional regulator, producing the protein MEKQLNSKNKSIQLLYSFVVAALGGLVFNYIHMPIPWLLGPMVVIFLLSRTGKFTPYWPVHIRNIGLIIVGYTIGLSFTKDALIQIIHQSPSMLLMTVLLVSFSALFALLISKLTKIDYPTILAGSIPGGLSQMITLGEEMKGIDLTIVTFLQVTRLMMIIFVVPLLVISPMFSGGEVFHLTGSLTKIKPQWAELFPNIIIFTIVCVIFAIIGKKIKLPTAYMLGPIIGTAILNIGGLHGPSLPSTIVDISQFFMGGYIGTLMKPEQLTNKVKIIIFSLISGSVLILASIGLSFFLANLHPISPITAFLSSAPGGMDQMGIIAHEVHADLSIVTGYQLFRILFIFFAVPPLLKWLLTYYYRKKMNSD; encoded by the coding sequence ATGGAAAAACAATTAAATAGTAAGAATAAATCGATTCAACTCTTATATTCATTTGTTGTAGCGGCATTAGGCGGGTTAGTATTTAACTATATTCATATGCCGATACCTTGGCTCCTAGGTCCCATGGTGGTGATTTTCCTTCTATCAAGGACAGGGAAGTTCACTCCTTATTGGCCAGTACATATCCGGAATATAGGCTTAATTATTGTTGGATATACGATTGGACTTTCATTTACAAAGGATGCATTAATCCAAATTATTCATCAATCACCATCCATGCTTCTAATGACCGTTTTACTCGTATCATTTAGTGCGTTATTTGCTCTACTTATTTCAAAGTTAACTAAGATTGATTATCCAACTATTTTAGCAGGTAGTATCCCAGGTGGATTATCCCAGATGATTACGTTAGGCGAGGAAATGAAAGGAATTGATTTAACGATAGTAACGTTTCTCCAGGTAACTAGGTTAATGATGATTATTTTTGTTGTCCCGCTTCTAGTAATCAGCCCTATGTTTTCTGGAGGAGAGGTTTTTCATTTAACTGGATCATTAACGAAAATCAAACCACAATGGGCTGAACTTTTTCCGAATATCATTATTTTCACCATTGTTTGCGTGATTTTCGCTATTATAGGCAAGAAAATTAAATTGCCAACCGCTTACATGCTTGGACCAATTATTGGTACAGCCATACTAAATATTGGAGGGTTACATGGACCAAGTCTTCCATCAACGATAGTAGACATATCGCAATTTTTTATGGGAGGATATATTGGGACATTGATGAAGCCAGAACAATTAACAAATAAAGTGAAAATCATCATTTTCTCCTTGATCAGTGGATCTGTTCTCATACTAGCTTCAATCGGTCTAAGTTTCTTTTTGGCAAACCTACATCCGATTTCTCCAATTACTGCATTCCTAAGTTCAGCACCAGGTGGAATGGATCAAATGGGGATCATTGCTCATGAAGTTCATGCAGATTTGTCAATTGTAACTGGTTATCAATTATTCCGGATCTTATTTATTTTCTTTGCTGTCCCTCCATTGTTAAAATGGCTATTAACCTATTATTATCGGAAGAAGATGAATAGTGATTGA
- the agaW gene encoding PTS N-acetylgalactosamine transporter subunit IIC: MLIQALLIGIWAGIAGIDLYNGLTYIHRPIFTGLVVGLILGDWQTGLMAGATLELVWAGMVPLAGAQPPNVVIGGIIGTAFAILAHQEASIAVGVAVPFAVAVQGLITLLFTAYSPIMHKMDQLAVEGNTKGIDRLNYLGPIILFVFYFIISFLPIYFGADQAEAVVNALPKWLINGLSVAGGIMPAVGFAMLLKIMWKVSYAPFFAIGFIIAAYLKLPILAIAVIGIAIAAYDFFISSGRSDDSDKGSSAPIKEDLEEDYSNGI; this comes from the coding sequence ATGTTAATTCAAGCCTTGTTAATAGGGATATGGGCAGGTATTGCAGGGATTGATCTGTATAATGGATTGACTTATATTCATCGGCCTATTTTTACAGGTTTAGTGGTTGGTTTAATTTTAGGAGATTGGCAAACAGGTTTAATGGCAGGGGCAACACTCGAATTAGTTTGGGCTGGAATGGTACCACTCGCAGGTGCACAGCCGCCGAATGTAGTTATTGGTGGGATAATTGGAACAGCTTTTGCGATTTTAGCACATCAAGAAGCTAGTATTGCTGTTGGGGTCGCCGTACCTTTTGCAGTTGCGGTACAAGGTTTAATCACTTTGCTTTTTACTGCTTATTCACCAATTATGCACAAAATGGATCAGTTGGCAGTAGAGGGGAATACGAAGGGGATTGATCGACTCAATTACTTGGGTCCAATTATCTTATTTGTTTTTTATTTCATTATTTCCTTTTTACCGATTTATTTTGGGGCAGATCAAGCAGAGGCAGTAGTTAACGCATTACCGAAATGGTTGATTAATGGGTTAAGTGTTGCTGGAGGAATTATGCCAGCTGTTGGTTTCGCAATGTTATTAAAAATTATGTGGAAAGTTTCTTACGCTCCATTTTTTGCAATCGGGTTTATTATTGCAGCGTATTTAAAACTACCAATTCTAGCAATTGCCGTTATTGGGATAGCAATTGCTGCATATGACTTCTTTATTTCAAGTGGAAGATCGGATGACTCTGATAAAGGGAGCTCAGCACCTATAAAAGAAGACTTGGAGGAGGATTATAGCAATGGCATCTAA
- a CDS encoding SIS domain-containing protein — protein MFHLSEQELERLGAKITSNEIKQQPMLWKETLEIYLKEKENIDQFLDQLRALGRVRVIFTGAGTSAYVGDTLLTYLKNKVDENHFSLESIPTTDIVSNPYDSYKKDVPTLLVSFARSGNSPESIAAVELGKQLVNQFYQLNITCAETGKLAQQTKGNHSFLLLMPPKSNDQGFAMTGSFTCMMLSTLLIFDRHSVEQKQAFVEQMIEMGNHVIKNEDKIQNIINRDFNRIVYLGSGSLAGLTREAQLKVLELTAGQYVTNFDSSLGFRHGPKSFVNEHTAVFVFTSNDEYTRKYDLDILEEIKRDGITDVIVSISVDQETNYSGECFAFSDGKDLDDIYLAFPYIMFAQTVSIMASLKVGNTPDTPSATGTVNRVVKGVTIHDYQG, from the coding sequence ATGTTTCATTTATCTGAACAGGAACTGGAACGATTAGGTGCAAAAATAACAAGTAATGAAATTAAGCAGCAACCTATGTTATGGAAAGAAACATTAGAAATTTATTTGAAGGAAAAGGAAAATATTGATCAATTTTTAGATCAGCTTCGTGCACTTGGAAGAGTAAGAGTGATCTTCACTGGTGCGGGCACATCCGCTTATGTAGGCGATACTCTATTAACCTATTTAAAAAATAAAGTGGATGAAAATCACTTTTCACTAGAAAGTATTCCAACAACGGATATCGTCTCTAATCCTTATGATTCATATAAAAAGGATGTTCCAACCTTACTTGTCTCATTCGCGAGAAGTGGAAATAGTCCAGAGAGTATTGCAGCAGTAGAGTTAGGGAAACAATTGGTTAATCAATTTTATCAACTAAATATCACATGTGCAGAAACAGGAAAATTAGCACAGCAAACAAAGGGAAACCATTCGTTTTTATTATTAATGCCTCCTAAATCAAATGATCAAGGCTTTGCGATGACCGGAAGCTTTACATGTATGATGTTAAGCACATTATTAATTTTTGATCGACATAGTGTAGAACAAAAGCAAGCATTTGTTGAACAAATGATTGAGATGGGCAACCATGTCATAAAAAATGAAGATAAAATTCAAAACATTATAAATAGGGACTTTAATCGTATTGTTTATTTAGGTTCTGGCAGCTTAGCTGGATTAACTAGAGAAGCGCAATTAAAGGTTTTAGAATTAACAGCTGGACAATATGTGACCAACTTTGATTCATCTCTAGGTTTCCGCCATGGTCCTAAATCATTTGTGAATGAACATACTGCAGTTTTTGTTTTCACATCAAATGATGAATATACAAGGAAATATGATTTAGATATTTTAGAAGAAATTAAGAGAGATGGGATTACTGATGTCATTGTCAGTATTTCAGTTGATCAAGAAACAAATTACTCAGGTGAATGCTTCGCGTTTTCCGATGGAAAAGACTTGGATGATATCTATTTAGCATTTCCTTATATAATGTTCGCTCAAACCGTTTCGATTATGGCTTCATTAAAAGTTGGTAATACACCCGATACTCCTTCGGCAACTGGAACCGTTAACCGAGTAGTAAAAGGTGTTACGATTCATGACTATCAAGGATAA
- a CDS encoding PTS system mannose/fructose/sorbose family transporter subunit IID: MASKQEINRELLIQNEYHDPTVKKVLTKKDLNKMAWRSLFLQASFNYERMQGGGWTYSLIPGLKKIHKNKDDLKSSLLDHLQFFNTHPFLVTFVQGVILAMEENKERRDTIRGIKIAMMGPLGGIGDALFWLTLLPITAGIGASLAADGNLLGPLLFIIAFNIVHFGLVFGLMHYGYNTGTKAIVKLKESTKKISRAASIVGLTVIGALVATYINFKLGVTIHAGDIKVALQEGVLDKIMPQLLPLLYTFFCYWMLKKGKSPLTLIAVTVVIGLVGSFFKLF; encoded by the coding sequence ATGGCATCTAAACAAGAAATTAATCGAGAGTTACTAATCCAAAATGAATATCATGATCCTACCGTCAAAAAAGTCTTAACGAAGAAAGATCTCAATAAAATGGCATGGCGTTCATTATTTCTACAAGCTTCCTTTAACTATGAACGGATGCAAGGTGGAGGCTGGACATATAGCTTAATTCCTGGCCTTAAAAAGATACATAAAAATAAGGATGATTTAAAGTCTTCTCTATTGGACCATTTGCAATTTTTTAATACCCATCCATTTTTAGTGACTTTTGTTCAAGGGGTCATTTTAGCGATGGAAGAAAACAAGGAACGCCGTGATACAATTCGCGGAATTAAGATTGCCATGATGGGGCCACTAGGAGGAATCGGGGATGCGTTATTCTGGTTAACATTGCTTCCAATTACCGCCGGTATTGGTGCTTCTTTAGCCGCAGATGGCAATCTACTAGGACCATTATTGTTTATCATTGCCTTTAATATTGTTCACTTCGGCCTTGTATTTGGTTTAATGCATTACGGATACAATACAGGAACGAAAGCGATTGTGAAATTGAAAGAAAGCACGAAGAAAATTTCACGTGCAGCATCAATCGTCGGATTGACGGTAATAGGGGCCTTGGTGGCAACCTATATTAATTTCAAATTAGGTGTCACCATCCATGCCGGAGATATTAAAGTAGCCTTGCAGGAAGGCGTACTAGATAAAATTATGCCTCAATTATTACCTTTGCTTTATACCTTCTTCTGTTATTGGATGTTGAAAAAAGGAAAATCACCGTTAACTTTAATCGCTGTAACCGTCGTTATTGGTCTAGTAGGAAGCTTTTTCAAACTATTCTAA
- the nagA gene encoding N-acetylglucosamine-6-phosphate deacetylase, whose product MKSYIHADQFFLKDSVEGEGYLEIIDGRFGSYQKTPPNDPSQIKDYKGKWIAPGLVDTHIHGLLNHDVMDNDFAGIKEISEGLLACGVTSFLPTTLTAPIELINQVVETIGKHYQKVTGAKIQGIYLEGPFFTEEHKGAQNPNYFSDPDIQVFGKWQELSGGLIKKIALAPEREGVAEFVKKVTEQGVVVALGHSSATYEQAKEIVENGASVFVHTYNGMSPLKSRELGMVGAAMTLEKVFAELICDGHHVHPLAAKILMDVRGRDRVAMITDCMRAGAMPDGNYTLGEFPVILKNGTATLESGSLAGSILKLNEAIRNVVEWGIATPEEAIKMASLVPAVSCHIDDQCGSILLGREADFIVLNKNMELEATYINGVCKYQI is encoded by the coding sequence ATGAAAAGCTATATTCATGCAGATCAATTCTTTTTAAAGGACTCTGTTGAAGGCGAAGGCTATTTAGAGATTATTGATGGAAGGTTTGGAAGCTATCAAAAAACACCACCAAATGATCCATCTCAAATCAAAGATTATAAAGGAAAATGGATTGCACCAGGTTTAGTAGATACACATATTCATGGATTACTAAACCATGATGTCATGGACAATGATTTTGCAGGTATTAAGGAAATATCGGAAGGTCTTTTAGCTTGTGGAGTTACTTCTTTTTTACCTACAACGTTGACCGCTCCAATTGAGCTCATTAACCAAGTAGTTGAAACAATAGGAAAACATTATCAAAAGGTGACAGGTGCAAAAATTCAAGGGATTTATTTAGAAGGCCCTTTTTTTACCGAAGAACATAAAGGGGCACAAAATCCTAACTATTTCTCTGATCCTGATATACAAGTTTTTGGAAAATGGCAAGAGCTATCTGGAGGACTTATTAAAAAAATTGCCTTAGCTCCTGAAAGAGAAGGAGTGGCCGAATTTGTTAAAAAAGTGACGGAACAAGGAGTGGTCGTTGCCTTAGGTCATAGTAGCGCCACCTATGAACAGGCGAAAGAGATTGTAGAAAACGGCGCTTCTGTCTTTGTTCATACCTATAACGGAATGAGTCCTTTGAAGTCTCGCGAGCTTGGAATGGTTGGAGCGGCCATGACTTTGGAAAAAGTCTTTGCTGAATTAATCTGTGATGGCCATCATGTCCATCCTTTAGCGGCAAAAATACTAATGGATGTTCGGGGCCGTGATCGTGTAGCAATGATTACCGATTGTATGCGTGCCGGAGCGATGCCAGATGGAAACTATACATTAGGAGAATTCCCTGTAATTTTGAAAAACGGTACCGCAACTTTAGAGAGTGGTAGCCTAGCAGGAAGTATTTTAAAACTTAATGAGGCGATTCGTAATGTAGTGGAATGGGGAATTGCTACACCAGAGGAAGCGATAAAAATGGCTTCGTTAGTTCCGGCGGTCAGCTGCCATATAGATGATCAATGTGGCTCGATACTTCTAGGTAGGGAAGCAGATTTTATTGTTTTAAATAAAAATATGGAACTAGAAGCTACCTATATAAATGGTGTATGCAAATACCAAATATAA
- a CDS encoding GntR family transcriptional regulator — translation MLSSESKVPLYYQLVDLLGKQIKESMKPHDQMLSEREISTKYNVSRTTVRLAMAELEKMGYIYKKHGKGTFVATLGENKQNLMESYSFTDHMRKIGRVPKTDVLSYDVIEANEYLAKHIGLTIGEDVFKIIRLRLADEIPMMVETSYIPFKKFSSLTEELVKIKPLYEIFKEDFGEVVKAADEEFSASIVPLKEAQILQVPTDSACLRLVRTTYNTANQVIEFTLSIARSDQFIYKIRHIR, via the coding sequence GTGCTTAGTAGTGAAAGTAAAGTCCCGTTATATTATCAACTAGTTGATTTATTAGGGAAGCAGATTAAGGAAAGTATGAAACCACATGATCAAATGTTGTCGGAGAGGGAAATTTCGACAAAATATAATGTGAGTCGAACGACGGTTAGATTGGCAATGGCTGAGTTGGAAAAGATGGGTTATATCTATAAAAAGCATGGTAAAGGAACCTTTGTTGCTACCCTTGGTGAAAATAAGCAAAATCTAATGGAAAGCTATAGTTTTACCGATCATATGAGGAAAATTGGGAGGGTTCCAAAGACTGACGTACTTTCCTATGATGTAATTGAAGCCAATGAATATCTCGCCAAGCATATCGGTTTAACGATTGGGGAGGATGTTTTCAAGATTATTCGTTTAAGACTTGCAGATGAGATTCCGATGATGGTTGAAACTAGTTATATCCCTTTTAAAAAGTTTTCGAGTTTAACAGAAGAATTAGTAAAGATAAAACCTTTATATGAAATTTTTAAAGAGGATTTTGGAGAAGTCGTGAAAGCAGCTGATGAGGAATTCTCGGCAAGTATAGTCCCACTTAAAGAGGCACAGATTCTACAAGTACCAACAGATTCTGCTTGCTTGCGTTTAGTGCGCACCACATATAATACTGCAAATCAAGTGATTGAATTTACACTAAGTATTGCAAGAAGTGATCAATTTATTTACAAAATTAGACATATTAGATAA
- the lacD gene encoding tagatose-bisphosphate aldolase, whose product MLKLTKNKMAAMKRLSDENGIIGALAIDQRGSLKKMISNASTNEIGDQGIIEFKKVVSRELTKYSSSILLDPEYGLPAAKERDEQAGLLLAYEKTGYDATKPGRLPDLLDEWSVKRLKEEGADAIKFLLYYDVDEAKEINDLKHAFVERLGSECVAEDIPFFLELVSYDANIEDVKGHDYAKIKPHKVNDMMKEFSKERYQVDVLKVEVPVNMNFVEGFTEGEFIYTKEQAAQYFNEQSEATHLPYIYLSAGVSAQLFRETLEFAAQAGADFNGVLCGRATWKNGVEPFAEQGEDAGVEWLQNEGKNNITELNSVLKRTAKSWMEKVEEK is encoded by the coding sequence ATGTTAAAATTAACGAAAAATAAAATGGCAGCGATGAAACGATTATCTGATGAAAATGGAATTATCGGCGCATTGGCGATTGATCAACGTGGATCGTTAAAGAAAATGATAAGTAATGCCAGCACAAACGAGATTGGGGATCAAGGGATCATCGAATTTAAAAAAGTCGTTAGTCGTGAATTAACGAAATACTCTTCTTCGATTCTATTAGATCCAGAATACGGATTGCCTGCTGCAAAGGAAAGAGATGAACAAGCTGGTTTGCTGTTAGCCTATGAGAAAACAGGCTATGATGCAACCAAACCCGGACGTTTGCCAGATCTATTAGATGAATGGTCAGTTAAAAGATTGAAAGAAGAAGGCGCAGATGCGATTAAATTTTTACTATATTATGATGTAGATGAAGCTAAAGAAATTAATGATTTGAAACACGCATTTGTTGAACGCCTAGGCTCAGAATGTGTAGCGGAAGATATCCCCTTTTTCCTAGAACTTGTTTCATATGATGCGAATATTGAGGATGTTAAAGGTCATGACTACGCGAAAATAAAACCACATAAAGTCAATGATATGATGAAAGAGTTCTCTAAGGAAAGATATCAAGTAGATGTATTGAAGGTAGAAGTACCTGTTAATATGAATTTTGTAGAAGGCTTTACAGAGGGCGAATTCATTTATACGAAGGAACAAGCTGCTCAGTATTTTAACGAGCAAAGTGAAGCGACACATTTACCATATATTTATTTAAGTGCCGGTGTTAGTGCACAATTATTCCGTGAAACACTAGAATTTGCAGCCCAAGCAGGAGCGGATTTTAACGGAGTCCTATGTGGCCGTGCAACATGGAAAAATGGTGTTGAACCTTTTGCAGAACAAGGTGAAGATGCAGGTGTTGAATGGCTGCAGAATGAAGGGAAAAATAATATTACAGAATTAAATTCTGTGTTGAAAAGAACAGCGAAATCTTGGATGGAGAAAGTGGAAGAAAAATAG
- the agaV gene encoding PTS N-acetylgalactosamine transporter subunit IIB, with amino-acid sequence MSTPNILATRIDNRLVHGQVGVTWTNTLGANLVVVANDEVSTDTVQQSLMEMVLPDTVQARFFTIEKTIKIIGKAAPHQKILLVIKTPQDALKLVKGGVPIKEINVGNMHFAEGKKQLSATVSVDQDDIDTFKELDKLGIKLDVRGIPSERGRDMMDLLKNV; translated from the coding sequence ATGAGTACACCCAATATTTTAGCCACACGAATTGACAATCGCTTAGTTCACGGACAGGTAGGGGTTACGTGGACAAATACACTAGGAGCAAATCTTGTCGTTGTTGCGAATGACGAGGTCTCTACAGATACAGTACAACAAAGCTTAATGGAAATGGTGTTACCGGATACTGTTCAAGCTCGTTTCTTTACGATTGAAAAAACTATCAAAATTATTGGTAAAGCTGCACCTCACCAAAAAATCTTACTCGTTATCAAGACTCCGCAGGACGCTTTAAAGCTTGTTAAAGGTGGAGTTCCAATTAAAGAAATTAATGTTGGAAATATGCATTTTGCTGAAGGGAAGAAACAACTATCTGCAACTGTTTCAGTGGACCAAGATGATATCGATACATTTAAAGAATTAGATAAGTTGGGAATTAAATTAGATGTTCGTGGAATTCCAAGTGAACGTGGAAGAGATATGATGGATCTTTTGAAGAATGTATAA
- the lacC gene encoding tagatose-6-phosphate kinase: protein MIVSVTMNPSVDISYKLEDFKLNDVNRVSNVMKTAGGKGLNVARVIHLLHSPVVATGILGGTIGSFIENQLNQDGIDHDFLKTDQESRNCIAILHEGNQTEILEAGPQFSRNEGDDFLNHYQQLLEKAEVVTISGSLPKGLDASIYCEMIRLAETKQIPVILDCSGGVLKDVLQFQEARPFAIKPNIDELNQLLDTKITGEDQLKKALEHPLFARIQWLVVSMGAQGAFVKHNREHFLVKIPRINVVNPVGSGDSVVAGLAVSILQKKSREDLMKTAMTAGVLNTMESQTGFVNSEKFDQIFNEIEICKVD, encoded by the coding sequence ATGATAGTTAGTGTGACGATGAACCCGTCTGTAGATATTTCATATAAATTAGAAGATTTTAAGTTAAATGATGTTAACCGTGTTTCAAATGTCATGAAAACAGCCGGTGGCAAAGGGTTGAATGTTGCGAGGGTCATTCATTTATTGCATTCCCCTGTAGTTGCTACAGGAATATTAGGTGGAACGATTGGTTCATTCATTGAAAATCAATTAAATCAGGATGGGATCGATCATGATTTTTTAAAAACAGATCAAGAATCTAGAAACTGTATAGCGATCCTTCACGAGGGTAATCAAACGGAAATTTTAGAAGCGGGGCCACAATTTTCTCGTAATGAAGGTGATGATTTTCTAAACCATTATCAACAATTGTTAGAGAAGGCAGAGGTTGTAACAATTTCAGGCAGTTTGCCAAAAGGGTTAGATGCATCCATTTATTGCGAAATGATTCGATTAGCAGAGACGAAACAAATTCCTGTCATTCTCGATTGTTCTGGTGGGGTATTGAAGGATGTATTGCAATTTCAAGAAGCTAGGCCATTTGCGATTAAGCCCAATATCGATGAGTTGAATCAATTATTAGATACAAAGATAACGGGTGAAGATCAACTGAAAAAGGCCCTCGAGCATCCGTTATTTGCGAGGATCCAATGGCTTGTCGTTTCAATGGGAGCACAAGGAGCTTTCGTAAAGCACAATCGAGAGCATTTTTTAGTAAAGATACCTAGGATCAATGTGGTGAATCCTGTCGGTTCTGGGGATTCTGTTGTTGCTGGCTTGGCGGTATCTATTTTACAAAAGAAATCACGCGAGGATTTAATGAAAACAGCGATGACAGCAGGGGTTTTAAACACGATGGAATCACAAACAGGCTTTGTCAATAGTGAAAAATTTGATCAAATTTTTAATGAAATTGAAATATGTAAAGTAGATTAA
- the agaF gene encoding PTS galactosamine/N-acetylgalactosamine transporter subunit IIA has translation MIGIILSGHGHFASGLYSSIKLIAGEQENFEIIDYEEGMSADTLATRIEGAIQNLSSLKDIVVFTDIAGGTPFNESAKLSVAHGNVRVLSGTNAPLLLDSCFKRNVSIDEFMEEIMQSGKEGMKVFKVK, from the coding sequence ATGATTGGAATCATATTAAGTGGACATGGTCATTTTGCATCGGGTTTATATTCATCCATCAAATTAATTGCGGGTGAACAAGAAAATTTTGAAATCATTGATTATGAGGAAGGCATGTCCGCAGATACTTTAGCAACTAGGATTGAGGGAGCGATCCAAAACTTATCATCCTTAAAGGATATTGTTGTTTTTACTGATATTGCAGGGGGAACACCTTTCAATGAATCTGCTAAACTATCAGTTGCACATGGAAATGTAAGGGTTTTATCAGGAACAAATGCTCCACTTCTTCTAGATAGCTGTTTCAAAAGAAATGTATCAATCGATGAATTTATGGAAGAAATTATGCAATCTGGTAAAGAAGGTATGAAGGTTTTTAAAGTAAAATAA